Genomic window (Sphingomonas sp. OV641):
CCCGCAAAAGGGACGCTATCGTCAGTTCCACCAGATCGACGCAGAGATCCTGGGCGCGCCCGAACCGGCGGCGGATGTCGAGCTCCTGACCCTGGCGGACCAGCTGCTCCACGAACTTGGCATTGCCGAGGGCGTGACGCTCCAGCTGAACACGCTGGGCGACGCTGCGACCCGCGACGCGTGGCGCGCCGCGCTTGTCGCGCATTTCGAGCAGCATCGGGGCGAGTTGAGCGAGGACAGTCTCGCCCGGCTGGACAAGAACCCGCTGCGCATCCTCGATTCCAAGGACCCGCGCGATCGGCCCGTGGCCGATGCGGCGCCGGGAATCGATGACTTTCTCACCGCGGATGCCGGTGCGTTCTTCGAGAGCGTCACAAGGGGACTGGAGGCCGCCGGCGTCGCCTGGACGCGCAACGCGCGGCTGGTGCGCGGGCTTGATTATTATCGCCACACAGCGTTCGAGTTCGTCACCGATCGGCTGGGCGCGCAGGGCACCGTGCTCGCCGGCGGCCGCTATGACGGGCTGATCGAAAGCCTGGGCGGGCCTGCCACGGCCGGCGTCGGCTGGGCGGCGGGTGTGGAGCGGCTCGCCATGCTGCTGGAGGAGCCCGCGTTCGATGGGCCGGTCAATGTCATTGCCGAAAGTGCCGG
Coding sequences:
- the hisS gene encoding histidine--tRNA ligase; this encodes MARIQTPNRVRGTQDIFGSEQRRFAHVLDTFDRVRKLYCFQRVEIPVFEATEVFARSIGETTDVVSKEMYTFPDRGGDSLTLRPEFTAGLARAYLTEGWQQFAPLKLATSGAVFRYERPQKGRYRQFHQIDAEILGAPEPAADVELLTLADQLLHELGIAEGVTLQLNTLGDAATRDAWRAALVAHFEQHRGELSEDSLARLDKNPLRILDSKDPRDRPVADAAPGIDDFLTADAGAFFESVTRGLEAAGVAWTRNARLVRGLDYYRHTAFEFVTDRLGAQGTVLAGGRYDGLIESLGGPATAGVGWAAGVERLAMLLEEPAFDGPVNVIAESAGLELAATAAVAALRRAGIAAEATIEGSPRKRFDKALKRKPSQTYSLSLRDGALTHAQRAYGADQDALDRVRAIVEPMVVAQQ